TCCTTGACCTTCACTCCCGCATCCGCCTCCCGCAAGAACCCGATGATCTGTTCTTCTGTAAACCGCTTCTTCATGTCCAACCTCCTTCCGGTTAGGATTGGACTCTAAATCGCGGTGCTACTCAATCCGGGGGTGACGTCGGCATCATGGTAATTCTCCTGGGTCATCCATCCGCCGGGAGCCGGCGTGCTCCCTGCGTTCATTGCAGTGAGTATGGGTTGCCTGACGCGGTCACACAAGGCGATGCAGGCATAGCCGAACACCGCCTCACGGCTGTGGCCATCGCCTGGAGCCGCGGCACCGCGGCCGGTTACATCGCGAAGTACATCTCCAAGAACATCGACGGTTTCGGCCTGGATGCTGACCTGCACGGCCGCGACTCCAAAGACTCCGCTACCCGCTAGAGGCCTGGGTCTCAACCTGGGGTATTCGGCAGTTTCAGCAGATCGGCGGGCCGCCCGTAGGCGTCTGGCATAAGTTGTGGCGCCTCGAGGCCGCTCCTGCCGGCATTCTTGGCAAGGCCTTCGCGATGGCGGATACTGACGACTGGGCGAGCTATGTGTGCCTGATGGGCGGCATACGGGGCGTGGGGCAACCGCGCCTCATTGGGCTGGCCAAGAAGTGGGGCGACGGGCTTAACCGCTATGACGATCCGCGGGGCTATCAGGTGTTTGGGGCCGAGGCGGGTGTGGTGACCGTGCCAACGCGCATACATACCTGGCGTATCCAACAGGCCCAGGGTCGCGTTAACGGCGTTATCGTTAACACGCTCGGACTATCCCGTTAACGGAACTTCAACGCATAGGGGCGCGGGGTTTCTCCTCCTTGGAGCTCTGTCAATAACTGTACGGCGCCAGAAAAGCAAACATCTGTCCCTACTTCTTTCTAAAACAACTCACAGACCATTTTCGACCGGTTACGGCCTTAGAGACTGAAGAAATTCAATGCCTCAACAACAGCACAATTGGCCAAAAGAAGATTTTTAGCACAAACAAAAACGGCGACCAAAGCCGCCGTCTCTGTTAATTCCTTTGTGTGTATTAAGCAGTTTTCTTGCGCCTGGATATTCCAACTAGACCTAGCAGGCCAGAGCCAAACAGCCAAAGTGCCGCAGGTACAGGTACAGGGGTTGAACCGGCGAATTGCGCACTGGTAGCACCATTCGTCATCGCGAAATCAGCAACGTGGGCAGCAAAAAACTCCCCAGAAGATGGATTGAGGGTAGAGCCGATTGCGTAAGAAGAAAGGGTATCGCCAGTGACACCGCTTATCGTGAACGTAAGCAACGTCGTCCTGGTTGCCCCAGTACCGCTTAACTCGAATTCGAATTTACCAAATCCACCACCAGCATTCGCATCCTCGGTAATGTTCCAAGTAGCTGGATCTACGTCCTGAATATTAGCCGTTGATATCGAGAGACTGTTGTCGTAATTGAACGAAAATGTCTGCATCCCAAAATTGCTGAGTAATGGACCGGGAAAATTAGCGCTTAGTACATCTACTGTGAAATTGATGTCACCAATCGTTGCGCCGTCGCTGATTGTCACCTGGAGATAATTAACGCCATCCGTTAGAACGTTGGACTGGTCAAGGTAATAAGAAATCGAGGCAGCCTGCACCGAAAAAGCCGCAGACACGAGCGCAAGCGCCCCAACAGTGCGCGAGAATGTTTTCATCCTTAAATTCTCCTCCAACAACCAAACATGCAGCAGATAAATCTATTTTTGTGTTCCATCACTCACGCACGAAGGGTGCCAGAAATATTTTATCTATATTTATCATATAGTTATAAAACATTACGCGTGGAGTCACCTTCCAAGTGATAAGCTATTCGACAACCATTCACCGCCCGATAAACAGTGCATAATGAGAAATGCCGGTTTAAACAGTCAGTTAACAGGACACGCGCCCTACACCCTACTGTAAAAAAATTCGTCACCAATTCGGAATTATTTTTTGCCTATTACTCAATTAATTGCGGCAGTCATCATGTAGATATTCTGAAATATAGGAAGGATAAATGCCCTTTTCACCCAGGTCTCGTGGGTGGTCGTTTACCGACAGCAGTCCACCTCGTCACCGTCCGACGCCCGCCAACCCTCCGGCTCTATCAATCCGTTAATTGCAAAGTCCAGGTCTCGCCGATTTCAGATGCGCTATTTTCGTGAGACCGCTTAATGTGGGCTACTGCTTTGGGACCAAGGCAGTCCTTTGAGATAGTTCAAATATTCCAGCGGCCCAACTTCCGCAATTCGCCAGTTGCGAACTAAAAAAAGCTGGCTATTCCAACATCAACTCTCTGAATAGTAGGTATCTCCATGTTGCGTACTCCAAATGAGTGATGTGTGCTGCCAGGACAGGGATACTGTCATGCCCTCAAGCGATTTGACTTGAGATGGGACCGCCTACAATAACGGCTACACGAAAAAGCCCGCACAAGGCGAGCTTCGCTAACTCTTTAAGTTTATGGTGCCGTTGAGAGGAGTCGAACCCCCGACCTACTGATTACGAATCAGTTGCTCTACCAACTGAGCTACAACGGCGCAAGGGCGGGAGTATAGAAGAAAGCTCCGGGCTCAGACAACCGGCGATCCGGCCCGGCGGGATCAGCCGAAGGCCTGGTTGCGGATACGGATGATGACGTCGACGCCCGCCGAGACGGTGCCTTCGGGCAGGTCCGGGAGAGTCACGGGCGGGAGACGGTCGGCGTCGATATCGAACAGCTCGCCGGTATCGATGTTATAGAAGTGGTGGTGGTCGTCGGTGTTCGGGTCGTAGAACACACGGTTCGGGTCCACGATCACCTCGCGGAGCAGACCACGGCTGGCGAACAGGCCGAGCGTGTTATAGACGGTCGCCTTCGAGACCCGGGCGCTCTCCTGATTGACCCGCCTGAGCACGTCGTCCGCCGACAGGTGCCAGTCGCGCGCGAACAGCACCTGGGCGATCTCCAGGCGTTGCAGCGTCGGCTGAATGCCGTGGCTGGCCAGCAACTCTATCGCCTGCTGCTGGCTAAGCGGCTGTCTTGGCGGTCGTTTTTTCATGAATCAAGTATACGGCGAAGTTTTAGACAAAGTCCAGACCGACCTTACCCGATGATTTTACTGGGTAAATATAACTGTGGATCGAGTTCCGGCGGGCGTCCGAGGAGGATATCGGCCAGCAGCCGTGCGGATGCGGGGCCGAGCACGACGCCGTTCCGGTAGTGGCCGGCATTTATATATAGGTTGGTGATGGTCGGGTGCCGGGCGATGCAGGGCACGCCGGCCGGCGTGCCGGGACGCAGGCCAGCCCAGTGGTGCTCGAGCTCGCAGTCGGCGAGGGCCGGCACCAGGCGCAGGGCCACCGCCTGCAGTTCGTCGCGCGCCGCGGCGGTGGTGGATTTGTCGAAGCCGACATGCTCGAGGGTGCTGCCGACCAGTACGCGGCCGTCGCGACGCGGGATCACGTAGCGGCCCTGGTCGAGGACGATGTGGCGCACCTGCCCCGGTGTACCGCGGAACAGCAGCATCTGACCGCGTACGGGCTCGACGGGCAGCCGCAGACCCACCGAGCGCAGCAGCTCGCCGCTCCAGGCGCCGCCAGCGAGGACAATGTGCGCGGCGGACAGGAAGCCGCTCTCGGTCCAGATGCCCTCGACGCGGTTGCCGATGACGCCGAAACCGGTGACGCCCTGGTGCTCGCGAAAATCGACACCCCAACCTTCCAGGGCACCGCGCAGCGACTTCACCAGCCGTGGGTTGCGTACCTGCCCGATCCCGGGCAGCCACCAGGCCTGCGGTACCGAGACGCCGAGGGCCGGTTCCAGGTCCCGCAGCTGCCCGGCGGCGACGCGTTCGATGCGCACGCCAAAGCGCTCCGCCCAGGGCCAGACGCGTTCGTCCTCGGCGGCATCGAGGATCAGCAGGCCGGAATCCTGCCACTCGGGATCGATGCCGGAGGCCGCGTGGATCTCGGTGAGCAGCTGCGGATAGTGTTGCTGACCCCAGCGTGCCAGGGCATTGACCGCGTCGGGGTAGCGCCAGGGGTACAGCGGCGAGAGGATGCCACCGCCAGCCCAGGACGCCTCGCCGCCGCTGCGGCCGCGCTCGACGAGCCGCACACGCAGTCCTGCGGCACGCAGCTCGCGCGCGGTCAGCATACCGATCAGGCCGGCCCCGATGATGATGCAATCCGTCACTACGCGTCTCCTTCAGCGGCGCCAGCAGACGGCGTCGGCATAACCACCTGTCAGCACCGGACCGTGCTGGTCAATAGCATAGGTCCCGCAGGCATCACCGCGCTGCGGTCCATCGGCGCGCGGCCGGGCGATCGCCAGGAAGCCGGCCGCGGTGTGCTCCGGTACCTGCAGGTGGTAATACCCATCCGCCGATGTGGCAGCGTGACCCAGTTCGTGCAGATCCGCATAGGCGGTGTGATTAGCACGCCAGGTCTCCTCGGCGACACGCAGTGCGAGCAGGCTGCCGATGGCGTCGGTGCGGCGACCACGCATCAAGCTGTCGCGATAACTGGGATACGCCAGTGTCGCGAGGAGCGCCACGATGGCGAGCGCGATCAGCAACTCCATGAGGGTCATGCCGCGCGTGCGGCTGGGTCGTGTCATGGTGGGCCCTCCCTGGCCGGTCGTTATGATTATTTCGCAGGCGGCGCGGTGACTGACAGTCGCGAGACATTCGTTCCGATCAATCCGATATCAACCGCACTTCATCCACCGTGCATGCGGAATACGCCCTACTCGTAATGCCCCTTATTTAAATCCCTCTTGGCCACGGAAGCACCCGGAATGACACGGAAAAGGCTCGTGTGTAAAGGCCGGAGACCAAACCGCAGGTGCGAGCCCTGGACACATATACTAAATTCTTCCGTATTATTCTGTGGCCAACTTTCCAAGACATGGGCTTGCAGACGCGCCATTCGCCCTAGTATAAGCCCGGCGAGCGGCTATAATCACGCCGACGACACGGACTGTTACAAAGACTCAAACACGGAGACTCGATCATGGATGATCGCGGCCCTTCCGGCTTTACGCTCATCGAACTCGTCACCGCCATGGCCGTACTGGCCATCATGATCACCTGGGCGGTGCCGGCGTTCTCCGATCTCATCGACAGCCAGCGGCTGCGGGCCATGGCCTGGCAGCTCGCCGCCGATCTGCGTCAGGCGCGCAGCGAGGCGGTCGCGCGGCATGCATCGCTGCCGGTCGGCGTCGCCTTTCGCCCGGGCACGGCGTGGTGCTACGGCATCAGCCAGCAACTGCCTTGTGACTGCCGGCAACGGGACTGGTGGGCCGCGGATGCCTGTCTGCTGGATGCATCGCGACAACGCCAGCTGCACCGCACGACGCAGCGCGAGCACCCACACGTCGCCATCACCGCGGCGCGCTTCAGCGGCGGGACGCTCACGGTCTTCGACCCGCTGCGCGGCACGGCGCGGGCCGGCACGGTGGCACTGGCATCGGCGCGCGGCAAGCGCCTGGAGATCCGCGTGAGCACGCTGGGCCGGGTGCGCATCTGCGCGCCGGCCGATGCGCCGGCGCCGGGTGGCGTTCAGCCATGCTGAGGCCCGCGCAACGCGGCTTCTCGCTGACGGAGCTGATGATCGGC
Above is a window of Gammaproteobacteria bacterium DNA encoding:
- a CDS encoding transcriptional repressor — translated: MKKRPPRQPLSQQQAIELLASHGIQPTLQRLEIAQVLFARDWHLSADDVLRRVNQESARVSKATVYNTLGLFASRGLLREVIVDPNRVFYDPNTDDHHHFYNIDTGELFDIDADRLPPVTLPDLPEGTVSAGVDVIIRIRNQAFG
- the thiO gene encoding glycine oxidase ThiO, translated to MTDCIIIGAGLIGMLTARELRAAGLRVRLVERGRSGGEASWAGGGILSPLYPWRYPDAVNALARWGQQHYPQLLTEIHAASGIDPEWQDSGLLILDAAEDERVWPWAERFGVRIERVAAGQLRDLEPALGVSVPQAWWLPGIGQVRNPRLVKSLRGALEGWGVDFREHQGVTGFGVIGNRVEGIWTESGFLSAAHIVLAGGAWSGELLRSVGLRLPVEPVRGQMLLFRGTPGQVRHIVLDQGRYVIPRRDGRVLVGSTLEHVGFDKSTTAAARDELQAVALRLVPALADCELEHHWAGLRPGTPAGVPCIARHPTITNLYINAGHYRNGVVLGPASARLLADILLGRPPELDPQLYLPSKIIG
- a CDS encoding GspH/FimT family pseudopilin; the encoded protein is MDDRGPSGFTLIELVTAMAVLAIMITWAVPAFSDLIDSQRLRAMAWQLAADLRQARSEAVARHASLPVGVAFRPGTAWCYGISQQLPCDCRQRDWWAADACLLDASRQRQLHRTTQREHPHVAITAARFSGGTLTVFDPLRGTARAGTVALASARGKRLEIRVSTLGRVRICAPADAPAPGGVQPC
- a CDS encoding prepilin-type N-terminal cleavage/methylation domain-containing protein — protein: MTRPSRTRGMTLMELLIALAIVALLATLAYPSYRDSLMRGRRTDAIGSLLALRVAEETWRANHTAYADLHELGHAATSADGYYHLQVPEHTAAGFLAIARPRADGPQRGDACGTYAIDQHGPVLTGGYADAVCWRR
- a CDS encoding VPLPA-CTERM sorting domain-containing protein, translated to MKTFSRTVGALALVSAAFSVQAASISYYLDQSNVLTDGVNYLQVTISDGATIGDINFTVDVLSANFPGPLLSNFGMQTFSFNYDNSLSISTANIQDVDPATWNITEDANAGGGFGKFEFELSGTGATRTTLLTFTISGVTGDTLSSYAIGSTLNPSSGEFFAAHVADFAMTNGATSAQFAGSTPVPVPAALWLFGSGLLGLVGISRRKKTA